One Serratia liquefaciens genomic window, TCTATCACCTGGCGCCCCGCCTCGATCACCCGGTCATCGCTCATCGGCACCAGGCGGATCGGATAGGTATTGCCGCTTTGTTCCGTCGGGATCAGGGAATCGAACAGCGCGATGTTGTCGTACAGTTTCTTTTGTAACCGGGGCAATTCGGCCGTACGGTGAATTTCTGCCGACGCCAGGCTGGCGCCGATGGCCGCCGTATTCAGGTTTTGCGAGTAGTTGAGCCCGCCGCCAAAGCGTTCGACCAGGCGCAGCATCTGCTGCGAATAACCGTTGAGCAATATCGCCGCCCCGCTGGTGCCGAATGCTTTGTTGAGCGTGACAACCATAATGGTGTTTTCATCCAACGCCGGGCTATGGGAACGAACATAGCCAATACCGCGCTCGCCATAAGCGGAGATCGAATGCGAATCGTCGTAAAACACCATCAGGCCGTATTTGTCCTGCAGTTCAGCCAAGGCTTTGACCGGGGCATAGCCTCCCAGGCTATCGCTGCCGTCGACCACGTAACAGACCCGTTGATATTGTTTGCAGCAGTCTTCGATGAAATTCAGATCGTGGTAATTGCAGGTAACGACCTCGGTTTCATCGGCACAGGCGGGTTTGGCCGCCGCCAGCGACACGTGGGCGTGCTTATCGAATATCATCAAAGGCCGCACGCCGTTGCCTAAATGGCCCGAGGCGATAAGCGGAAGCAAGCCGCCGCTGACGCTGCTCGCCGACACGCCGCTGAGCACATCGGCCTGGAACAGCTCACCCAACGACGCCTCCAACTCCTTCATGGCAGGGAGCTGGACCCGGCTGCGGGCGATGCAATGATCCAGCACGCCGTAGCGGCGCACAGCGTCGATAGCGCCTTCGATCACCTTACTGTGGGAGTCCAGGTTCAGGTAGGAGCAGCAGCTGAAATTGACGAACTGATGGCCACTTGGGGTGGACAACAGGTCGTTATCGAGCCCGGCAACGATACCCGCAAGGCCGTTTTGCTCTGACATATCCCAGAAAGGATTGCCTATGCCGATGGCCTTATCGTTGTTACGGAATTTATTGGTGGGAATGATCTGCTTACGGCTGCTCATCAAGTGCCTTCCTCTTGGTGGGTTCTGGTTGATAGTTGTAGATGCCTTTAAACTTGCGGTAAGCCGCCGTGTAGAGCGCGGAGTAGAAAACATAAGGGCGGCGCAGGATTTTCAGATCCCACAGCCAAAAATTAACGTTGATATTCAGGTCGTCTAAAGATTCGGCCTGGTGCCACCACCCCAGCGGCAAATACAGCATCTCGCCGGGCTCTAAAATAAAGTCGCGGCGCTGCGGGATTTTTGCCGCCAAGCGGGGAAAACGCTGCGGGTCGATATTGTCAAAATCAAAAGCCTGGGATTTATCGCCGAACCCCTGCAGGATAGATCGCGGATAGTAATCTCTGCGGCCAGGAGGAAAAAGAATGAACCGTTTTCTGCCCTGCAAAGAAATATTAAAATTTTCCAGCTCATCGAAGTGGCTTTGGGTAAAGACCCCGTGGTAGCTGACCCATAAATTGGCGGCGTTCAACCCACGACGGGAGGCCAACAGGGAAAAGGCATCGAAGCCAAGGATATTATTGACGTCCTCGGGGCGGTGCATAATATTAGAAACCACGCGATACCAGGTATTGTTGTCGCTTTGGTACTCTTTATTTTCCAAAAAACCACGCAGCTGAATTTTCATGGTTTGCCAGCGTTCGGTGTTTTCTTTATTACTGGCCTCCCGGAATAAGGTGACATTGTCATCGCCCAGGCGTTGTGAAATCAGGTCACTCGCCCCTATGCTGGTATCAATGGGTAAATCGGTAATAATGACCGGGACATCGGCTCGGAAAATAGCTTCAACACCAAAGGCGACGAACTCTTTAAAGGTCATGCGTGGAACGGGAACCCCCGTCGTTAACTGTTTCACGATTGCCGTTTTCCTGTTTCGAAAATAATAATGTGAGGCCCCGCTATTCTGGGGCGCGGTTTTTATTTATTGCTGAGTAATTTCTGACTAAACAGGCTGGATAATAAAGCGAGTGTTCCTGCGGCCATGGCGACCCAGGCCACCTGACCCGCTCCGCTTTGATCGGAAAGCTGTCCGCCAAGCGAGACGCCCAGTGAAAAGCCCAGCCAACCGGCGCTGGACAACCAGGAGAAGCCTTCGGATAAACACCCTTTCGGCGTCAAGGACTCCAGCAGGTTGCTGCAGGTGATCAATAACGGCGCCACCGACAGCCCGGCGATAAAAGCGGAAATGCCCATGACAACGGGAACGCTGGTGAAAATCAGGGGCAGCGTGCCGGCGCACAGGGTGGCGGAGGTGATAAGCAGCAGGCGGGGTTGCGATAAAGACCAGTTCATGGCGCCGTAGCAAGTGCCGCCCACCAGGCTGCCTGCGGCGCAAATGGACAACAGCACCCCGGCGAGGGTTGGATTGCCCACCTCTTTGGCGTAGGCGATCATCATGACGTCGATTGAGCCAAGAAACAGGCCTACCGCCGCATAGGAGATCATTAGCGCCCGTACCCAGACCATGCTGATTGCCCGACGGTCGCTTTCTTCGCTCTTGTGCACAATAACCGGCTCAGAACGCCGATGTAACACCAGGGCCAGAGAACCGCTGAAGGTGAGCGCGGCGCATAACGCCAGCCCCGCTGCGGGGTGCCACGCCGTGGCCAAAACAATGGCGATTAACGGCCCCAACAAGAAAATGATCTCATCAAGCACGGTTTCTAACGCGTACGCGGTTCGTAGCGCTTCGTCGGTCACCATGGCGGCCCAGCGAGTACGAATAAATCCATCCACCGGCACCGACGAACAACCGGTAGCAATGGCCGCCGCCATAATGGCCCATAAGTGCATATTCAGCAGCACCAGGCCAATTAACGAAAGGATCGCAATGACGTGGCAGCAGCAGGTAATAATAAGCACCTTTCGCTGACTGAATTTATCGGCAAATCGGCCTAATATCGGGCTGGCTATCGCCTGCGTAATCATTAATGTTCCCGCCACGGTTCCGGCAATCCATAACGAGTCCATAGTGGCGGAAATCAACATTATGCAACTGATGGATCGCATCGCCACCGGAAACCTGACCAGCAGGCCAAACAATGAAAGCGTCGCATGTCCGGGATCAGACAATAATCGGGTATAAGAACCAAAACTGAACTTGGACTCAACGGCCTCTGTTTCCATAGGGTGCTCTCAATAGAAATTCGCTAAAAAAACGAATGAATATATCAATCGAACATACCCACTCATTTATTTGAACGGATACACTCAATGGAATAAATGATTTAAATATTTATTTATGCGCAACAATAAAGCGAAGGTAACGCGCTAAGGCGTTAATCCTTCTCTAATGGAGTTCAGGCCATAGGATATTGTTAGCGTTGAAATCATCCTGGTTAATAATGATTAATTCCCCATCTTAAAAAGTCCCCGAAATTTATCATAAACAATTTTAATGCATGGGCATTAAGAATTAGCAACGCTAATCATTATTTACAAGAGCGTTTTTGCATCACATTGATGCATTATTGCATTCACAATTAAATACAGTGTGTTAGGTGTTAATTAAGGTGGAGATTATAATTTTCAGTCCGCGAATAACGCCCTCTGAACCAAACTCTCTGGGACCTCTGGCGGTATAGCGGCGCAGAAAGCAGAAACTGTGCCGTAATCGTCATTTTTATTCCCTATTGGAGCCAAGTATTCCTGCCGCGCTTTATTTATGATGAAGGTTTGACGCGCGGGGACATTGGCCCTGACATTAACATCTACGCTAGGAGAACACATGGCTACAGGCATTGGCGGTTGTACGCCACAACAGGCCCTGGAACAGCTGCAACCGCTCACGGACAACCCGCCTGAAATCGCCGAGGTGGAATACCGGCAACGCATTCAGCACGCACAGCGCCTGATGCGTGACAACGGCATTGACGCCTGCTACCTCAATGCCGGCAGCAATCTGCTCTATTTTACCGGTACCTCCTGGTCGCCCAGCGAACGTATGGTGGGCGCGGTGATCCCGGCCGAGGGGGAAATCGCCTATATTGTGCCCTGGTTTGAGATCGGCACGTTCAGGGATACGCAGGTGATTGAGGGGGAAATATTTAGCTGGCATGAGGAAGAAGATCCCTATCGGTTGTTCTTCACCGTACTGGCCGCGCGTGGGCTGGCAGGCTCAGGCCGCCAACTCAAAGTGGCCATTTGCGAAACCGCATCGGTTACTCTGTTCCTCGGCCTGCAACAGCATGCCGGTGAGATAAAGTTGGTCAGCGCCCTGCCGGTCACCGGGTACTGCCGCAGCCGCAAATCGGCGGCCGAAATTGCGCTGATGCAAACCGCGAATAACATTACCCTGCGGGTCCAACAGGCGGCGGCAAGCATATTGCGCCCAGGGATCACCGCCAGAGAGCTGGTCGATTTTGTCGATCAGGCCCATCGCAAAATGGGCACCACCGGCTCTTACTTCTGCATTGCACTGTTCGGATCCGATAGCGCGTTTCCTCATGGCGTAAAAGCCCCCAACCCGCTGCAATATAACGATGTCGTGCTGCTGGATACCGGCTGCCGCTACAAGGGGTACCTATCCGATATCACCCGAACTTATGTGTACGGCGAAGCCAACCCACGCCAACGCTTTGCCTGGCAGGCTGAACATGATGCGCAGGCTGCGGCATTTGCCGTTATCGCGCCCGGCGTACCCTGCCATAAAGTGGATGACGCCGCGCGCGAAGCGCTGATTTCTCATGGTTTTGGGCCGGATTATCAACTGCCGGGGCTGCCGCACCGCACCGGGCACGGTATCGGGCTGGACATTCATGAAGCGCCGTATCTGATCCGCAAGCAGCAGGAGCCGCTCGACGTGGGCATGTGCGCCAGTATCGAACCCATGCTATGCCTGCCGGGCGAGTTCGGCATTCGTCTTGAGGATCATTTCTACGTCACTGAAAACGGGGCTCGCTGGTTTACCCCCCCGGCAAAATCTATTGATGATCCCTTTGGTTTAGCCTCCTGATCTCCCTTCGGGCGGCGATGCCGCCCGAATTAAAAGATAAGCCGGCCAATGAGAATAGCGGTTATTAATATCGATTTCATTTAGTCATCTTATTTAATTCTTCAGTTTAATATAACTATTAATTTATAACGCCATCCTAACCCAAGAATAAAATAACGGTTGATATAGCAAATGACTTGAGCTAATAATTAATCGACCTTCAAGGACAGATATAATAAAAAACCATAAATTAAAAAGGAGTGAGTTATGAAAACAATTGATTCTGCTTTGTTAGAAACTATCGCCGGCGGCCGCGGCAATAATGGCGGTGATCGTGCGGATAACAGCCGCAGGAATAGAGGGAAAAACAACGGCGGTAATCAGGGGCGTTCAGGCGATTACTATGCTAAAAACACCTCGGAAGACTGCATCAATGGCATGGTGGCCGGCGCGGCTTTAGGGGCATTCGGCGGATTGCCCGGGGCGGCGATGGGATTGATTGGCGGTGCGGTGACCGGCGGCTGTTTCAAAGATGCCAACAGGGGCGGTGGTAACGTAGGCATGGGGAAAGGCGGAAATAAATGCGGCTCAAGTGCCGGCGGCAAGTGTTCCTGGTAGGCATTAAGCTTAAAGAAAATAACAGCGGGCAGGCCTTTCGTCGTTCTCAGGTGATCACATGAATAATAAAGCGCTAAAAATAATATCAGTTGTTATAGGTATATTTTTATCTTCTTCCTTGCTAAGCGGGGCCGGAGTGGGCTTTTCAACATGGTATCCCGCGCCGAGGGGAATTTCCGTCCTGTTGGTTTCAATTGGCTGCGCTGTGGCCATGGTACGGTTTATATATTTAATAATTAGATTCATTTTCGGCAAGCCACACCAGGGAAGCTGATTTATCTATTGTTTAACACCATGTTCTCCTTCGTTAATGCAAGGCGGCAGTTATTTCCCTGCCGCCTTATTCCCTCTAAGCGTCTTTAACTGCAATCCAAATCATTTTATATTCAGGCGTTTGGCCAGCCGATGCAGATTGCCACTGTCCAACTTTAATTTACGCGCCGTGGCGGCCCAGTTCATGTCGCATTCAGCCAAGGCTTTTTGAATCACGCTACGCTGAAAATGTTGCGTCATCGTGGCGAGATCGGCCTGAATAAGCGTCTCCGACAGTGCCGGGTCGGGAATGTCCACCGATAAGGCCCCCGCTTGCAGATTAAAATGCGGCGGTAACAGTTCCAGCTCACCGCTGTTTTGCGCCGCGCGCGCCA contains:
- a CDS encoding aminotransferase class I/II-fold pyridoxal phosphate-dependent enzyme, which encodes MSSRKQIIPTNKFRNNDKAIGIGNPFWDMSEQNGLAGIVAGLDNDLLSTPSGHQFVNFSCCSYLNLDSHSKVIEGAIDAVRRYGVLDHCIARSRVQLPAMKELEASLGELFQADVLSGVSASSVSGGLLPLIASGHLGNGVRPLMIFDKHAHVSLAAAKPACADETEVVTCNYHDLNFIEDCCKQYQRVCYVVDGSDSLGGYAPVKALAELQDKYGLMVFYDDSHSISAYGERGIGYVRSHSPALDENTIMVVTLNKAFGTSGAAILLNGYSQQMLRLVERFGGGLNYSQNLNTAAIGASLASAEIHRTAELPRLQKKLYDNIALFDSLIPTEQSGNTYPIRLVPMSDDRVIEAGRQVIEAGFYVSPVFFPIVAKGTAGLRVMMRAGQTQEQIRGLCQVISAVRGPQ
- a CDS encoding cupin-like domain-containing protein; this translates as MKQLTTGVPVPRMTFKEFVAFGVEAIFRADVPVIITDLPIDTSIGASDLISQRLGDDNVTLFREASNKENTERWQTMKIQLRGFLENKEYQSDNNTWYRVVSNIMHRPEDVNNILGFDAFSLLASRRGLNAANLWVSYHGVFTQSHFDELENFNISLQGRKRFILFPPGRRDYYPRSILQGFGDKSQAFDFDNIDPQRFPRLAAKIPQRRDFILEPGEMLYLPLGWWHQAESLDDLNINVNFWLWDLKILRRPYVFYSALYTAAYRKFKGIYNYQPEPTKRKALDEQP
- a CDS encoding MFS transporter, translating into METEAVESKFSFGSYTRLLSDPGHATLSLFGLLVRFPVAMRSISCIMLISATMDSLWIAGTVAGTLMITQAIASPILGRFADKFSQRKVLIITCCCHVIAILSLIGLVLLNMHLWAIMAAAIATGCSSVPVDGFIRTRWAAMVTDEALRTAYALETVLDEIIFLLGPLIAIVLATAWHPAAGLALCAALTFSGSLALVLHRRSEPVIVHKSEESDRRAISMVWVRALMISYAAVGLFLGSIDVMMIAYAKEVGNPTLAGVLLSICAAGSLVGGTCYGAMNWSLSQPRLLLITSATLCAGTLPLIFTSVPVVMGISAFIAGLSVAPLLITCSNLLESLTPKGCLSEGFSWLSSAGWLGFSLGVSLGGQLSDQSGAGQVAWVAMAAGTLALLSSLFSQKLLSNK
- a CDS encoding M24 family metallopeptidase, yielding MATGIGGCTPQQALEQLQPLTDNPPEIAEVEYRQRIQHAQRLMRDNGIDACYLNAGSNLLYFTGTSWSPSERMVGAVIPAEGEIAYIVPWFEIGTFRDTQVIEGEIFSWHEEEDPYRLFFTVLAARGLAGSGRQLKVAICETASVTLFLGLQQHAGEIKLVSALPVTGYCRSRKSAAEIALMQTANNITLRVQQAAASILRPGITARELVDFVDQAHRKMGTTGSYFCIALFGSDSAFPHGVKAPNPLQYNDVVLLDTGCRYKGYLSDITRTYVYGEANPRQRFAWQAEHDAQAAAFAVIAPGVPCHKVDDAAREALISHGFGPDYQLPGLPHRTGHGIGLDIHEAPYLIRKQQEPLDVGMCASIEPMLCLPGEFGIRLEDHFYVTENGARWFTPPAKSIDDPFGLAS